One Vibrio sp. 16 genomic window carries:
- the menE gene encoding o-succinylbenzoate--CoA ligase, with protein sequence MQPVLSPLNQWAQSSPSLLALDTPKKRYTWAELEREALMMAASLSQQGVQSGDVVTCVGKNSPESVILLLATLEIGAVCAFTMPQTESELETKLSTLYASHQQRWIWSPEVSAERTLEYAPSSAEQTSRAYRSDAIATIVFTSGTTGIPKAVAHTSRQHLASAQGLLARFRFQQGDTWLLSLPLYHVSGLAIIYRWLQSGATLKVGSGDLHSDILTVTHASLVATQLKRLLESNVELTLTHVLLGGSHVPLALSSQAAKRGIDTWLGYGMTEAASTVTAKQIDEHYSAGSVLPNRKVKLEDGRIYVGGDTLALGYYRQGAVTPIAEQGWFDTKDLGTWAGDELKIIGRADNLFISGGENIHCEEIEAVLNAFAGVKQAIVIPVADEEFGFRPVAILDAKRLPDLNQIETYLKPRLTKFKWPIAYHLLPESLLGNGIKLSRKAVKDWFKEYQALIK encoded by the coding sequence ATGCAACCAGTCCTTTCTCCACTCAATCAATGGGCTCAATCGAGCCCATCTTTGTTGGCGCTCGACACGCCGAAGAAACGCTACACTTGGGCAGAGTTAGAGCGCGAAGCCCTGATGATGGCAGCCAGTCTTAGCCAGCAAGGCGTTCAATCGGGAGACGTGGTGACCTGCGTTGGGAAAAATAGTCCTGAGTCGGTCATTTTACTTCTCGCGACCTTAGAAATCGGGGCGGTATGCGCATTCACTATGCCCCAAACAGAGAGTGAACTCGAAACCAAGCTTAGTACGCTTTACGCATCACACCAGCAGCGCTGGATTTGGAGTCCGGAAGTGAGTGCAGAGCGAACGTTAGAGTACGCCCCTTCGTCTGCGGAGCAAACAAGTCGCGCCTACCGTTCAGATGCTATCGCAACTATCGTGTTTACATCAGGAACCACAGGCATTCCAAAAGCGGTGGCTCATACTTCGCGTCAACATCTCGCTTCCGCCCAAGGGCTTCTAGCGCGTTTTCGTTTTCAGCAAGGTGACACATGGCTGCTTAGTTTGCCGCTTTATCATGTTTCGGGCTTGGCGATTATCTATCGCTGGCTGCAAAGCGGGGCGACTTTAAAGGTGGGCAGTGGAGATTTGCACTCCGACATTTTAACTGTCACCCATGCCTCTTTGGTCGCTACTCAGTTAAAGCGCTTGCTCGAAAGCAACGTTGAGCTCACGTTAACTCATGTTTTACTCGGTGGTAGCCATGTCCCACTCGCGTTGAGTTCGCAAGCGGCTAAACGCGGTATCGATACTTGGCTCGGATACGGGATGACGGAGGCGGCCTCGACGGTGACCGCGAAGCAAATTGACGAGCATTACAGCGCCGGCTCTGTATTGCCAAACCGCAAGGTTAAGCTAGAGGATGGTCGGATATACGTTGGTGGTGACACTCTCGCCTTGGGGTATTACCGCCAAGGTGCAGTGACACCCATTGCGGAGCAGGGTTGGTTTGACACGAAGGACCTTGGAACTTGGGCCGGTGACGAGCTTAAGATCATTGGTCGAGCGGACAACCTATTTATTTCCGGGGGCGAGAACATTCACTGTGAGGAAATTGAAGCGGTACTGAATGCGTTCGCAGGTGTTAAGCAAGCCATCGTAATCCCAGTCGCTGATGAAGAATTCGGTTTCAGACCTGTCGCGATTTTGGATGCCAAGCGACTACCCGACTTGAATCAGATTGAAACTTACCTTAAACCGAGGCTAACCAAGTTTAAATGGCCAATTGCCTACCACCTTCTGCCAGAGTCACTCTTAGGTAATGGGATAAAGCTATCTCGAAAAGCCGTCAAAGATTGGTTTAAAGAGTACCAAGCGCTCATTAAATAA
- the menC gene encoding o-succinylbenzoate synthase: MRSAKLYRYELPMDSGVILREERLKQREGFVVELELDGETGRGEIAPLPGFSLESMDDAYSQLVEQLALWREGRTFELDGLYPSVAFGLSMAQLELENQLPQSGCYQAAPLCSGDPDELLPKLNAMTGDKVAKIKVGLYEPIRDGMLVSLFLESIPDLTLRLDANRAWTAEKAQQFAKKVAPSLRGRIAFIEEPCQAPGDSFSFAINTGIAIAWDETLQHAIRKDDFKLEDFNGAKAIIIKPTLIGSVQRCIELIERAKALGIKAVISSSIESSLGLTQLARLAQWQLPDEVPGLDTVGLFAQQLEVAWPGCDLPLVSLADQSLIWQS, from the coding sequence ATGAGATCAGCCAAACTGTATCGCTATGAATTGCCGATGGACAGTGGGGTGATACTGCGTGAGGAACGGTTGAAACAACGCGAAGGTTTTGTGGTTGAGCTAGAGCTTGATGGTGAAACAGGTCGCGGTGAGATTGCTCCACTACCTGGTTTTAGTCTCGAATCAATGGATGATGCTTACTCGCAGTTGGTTGAGCAATTGGCGTTATGGCGAGAAGGTCGCACCTTTGAACTTGATGGGCTCTATCCGTCGGTCGCCTTTGGGCTATCAATGGCTCAACTGGAGCTTGAAAATCAACTACCACAGTCGGGGTGCTATCAAGCGGCACCACTCTGTTCAGGCGACCCCGATGAACTGTTACCTAAACTGAATGCGATGACTGGTGATAAAGTCGCTAAGATCAAAGTGGGTCTGTATGAGCCCATTCGTGATGGCATGCTTGTCAGCTTATTCTTGGAGTCGATTCCAGACCTAACGTTACGTTTGGATGCAAACCGAGCTTGGACGGCGGAAAAAGCACAGCAATTTGCAAAAAAAGTTGCCCCTTCACTTCGTGGTCGTATCGCATTTATTGAGGAGCCGTGTCAGGCGCCTGGTGATAGCTTTTCCTTTGCCATCAATACCGGCATTGCCATTGCTTGGGATGAAACCTTGCAGCATGCAATTCGAAAAGATGACTTTAAGCTGGAGGACTTCAATGGCGCGAAGGCGATCATCATCAAGCCAACTCTCATTGGATCGGTACAGCGTTGTATCGAGCTGATTGAGCGTGCAAAAGCGCTCGGCATTAAAGCGGTGATAAGCTCAAGCATTGAATCAAGCTTAGGTTTGACTCAATTAGCGCGTTTGGCTCAGTGGCAATTGCCAGATGAAGTTCCAGGATTGGATACGGTCGGTTTGTTTGCTCAGCAGCTTGAAGTTGCTTGGCCGGGTTGCGACTTGCCACTGGTTAGCCTAGCGGACCAAAGTTTGATTTGGCAATCTTGA
- the menB gene encoding 1,4-dihydroxy-2-naphthoyl-CoA synthase — translation MAKTVGISEEELYAPVNWNDCTGEYEDIQYHKSEDGIAKITIARPQVRNAFRPQTVKEMINALADARYDEGVGVIILTGLGEKAFCSGGDQKIRGDYGGYQDDSGTHHLNVLDFQRQIRTCPKPVIASVAGWAVGGGHVLHMMCDLTIAAENAQFGQTGPKVGSFDGGWGASYMARIVGQKKAREIWFLCRFYDAQEALDMGLVNTVVPLEDLEKETVRWCRETLQHSPMALRCLKAALNADCDGQAGLQELAGNATMMFYMTEEGQEGRNAFNEKRRPDFNKFPRNP, via the coding sequence ATGGCAAAAACAGTCGGTATCTCAGAAGAAGAACTATACGCACCAGTAAACTGGAATGACTGCACCGGTGAATATGAAGATATTCAATACCACAAGTCTGAAGATGGCATTGCAAAGATTACCATCGCTCGCCCTCAAGTTCGTAATGCGTTCCGTCCTCAAACAGTCAAAGAGATGATTAATGCACTGGCAGATGCACGCTACGACGAAGGCGTAGGTGTGATTATTCTTACGGGTCTTGGTGAGAAAGCGTTCTGTTCAGGCGGCGATCAAAAGATCCGTGGCGATTACGGCGGTTACCAAGATGACTCTGGTACTCACCACTTAAATGTTCTTGATTTCCAACGCCAGATTCGTACTTGTCCAAAACCTGTGATCGCGTCAGTTGCTGGCTGGGCGGTCGGTGGTGGCCATGTTCTGCACATGATGTGTGATCTTACTATTGCCGCAGAAAACGCTCAATTTGGTCAAACAGGGCCGAAAGTTGGCTCGTTTGATGGCGGTTGGGGTGCATCTTACATGGCGCGTATTGTTGGCCAAAAGAAAGCGCGTGAAATCTGGTTCCTATGCCGATTCTATGATGCTCAAGAAGCCTTGGATATGGGGCTTGTAAACACCGTTGTTCCACTGGAAGATTTAGAGAAAGAGACCGTGCGCTGGTGTCGTGAAACGCTACAACATAGCCCTATGGCTCTTCGTTGCCTGAAAGCGGCTCTGAACGCCGACTGTGACGGTCAAGCGGGGCTTCAGGAGCTAGCAGGTAACGCGACAATGATGTTCTACATGACAGAAGAAGGTCAGGAAGGTCGTAACGCGTTCAATGAGAAGCGTCGTCCGGACTTTAATAAATTCCCACGCAACCCTTAA
- the menH gene encoding 2-succinyl-6-hydroxy-2,4-cyclohexadiene-1-carboxylate synthase — protein MLYSHANHSFTEKHQQPVLVFLHGLLGSGEDWQQTLAHLMDYPALSIDLPSHGLSAFSTCHDFKECCDQISDTLLTQIAPHRPIVLIGYSLGARIAMNGVVHNHFANLNIQQLIVEGGNFGLQHEADKIARLNHDSRWAKRFESEPIEQVLSDWYQQPVFSSLNHEQRQKLIAKRSANLGPQVAHMLMATSLAKQDYLLDALKSSSTTTHYICGEKDKKFSQLAEQSGLSFSQVVDAGHNVHVEQPDAFAAIVKTQVNAYLNSSH, from the coding sequence ATGCTTTATAGTCACGCAAATCATTCATTTACCGAGAAACACCAACAGCCAGTGTTGGTGTTTCTGCATGGTTTACTCGGTTCGGGTGAAGATTGGCAGCAGACTCTCGCTCATTTGATGGACTATCCGGCACTCTCGATTGATCTTCCTAGTCATGGATTAAGCGCATTTTCAACTTGTCACGATTTCAAAGAGTGCTGTGATCAAATATCTGACACGCTGCTCACTCAAATTGCGCCACATCGCCCTATAGTACTGATTGGATATTCCCTTGGTGCCCGTATTGCGATGAATGGGGTGGTCCATAATCACTTCGCGAACCTGAATATTCAGCAGCTTATCGTTGAAGGGGGCAATTTCGGTTTGCAGCATGAGGCAGACAAAATTGCTCGACTTAACCATGATTCACGCTGGGCAAAACGATTCGAATCAGAGCCTATTGAGCAGGTGTTAAGCGATTGGTATCAGCAACCCGTGTTTAGTTCACTAAATCATGAGCAAAGACAAAAACTGATTGCTAAACGCAGTGCTAACCTAGGCCCGCAAGTGGCGCATATGTTGATGGCGACGTCATTAGCTAAACAAGATTATTTGCTCGACGCGCTAAAGTCGTCGAGTACAACAACACACTATATTTGTGGCGAGAAAGACAAGAAGTTTAGTCAGTTGGCCGAACAAAGCGGTCTGTCTTTCAGCCAAGTTGTTGATGCTGGGCACAACGTTCATGTTGAACAGCCTGACGCGTTTGCAGCAATTGTGAAAACTCAAGTCAATGCATACTTAAATTCATCGCATTGA
- the menD gene encoding 2-succinyl-5-enolpyruvyl-6-hydroxy-3-cyclohexene-1-carboxylic-acid synthase yields the protein MSHALPCVNQAVVNRIWCRTLLEELTRFGVSDICIAPGSRSTPLTLEADQHSQLSLHTHFDERGLGFLALGLAKASQKPVAIVVTSGTAVANLLPAIAEAKLTSEKLVVLTADRPIELVSCGANQAIQQSGIFSNHVSASLELPSPSLQVPLKWLLTSVDQVMAEQANQGSAIHINCPFPEPLYSDESVTLYQDYMDQLGDWWQSGRVFSAKYLTSPKPHVDVGHFIEKKGVVVLGSVTLQQAQKVAQLADKLGWPLLCDPQSGVGSDWSHYDLWLQNRSASHALNECELVLQFGSRIISKRLNHWLTQQVESRGADYHFVSPRLDRNNQTHLMQQHHVCEVAEWLESFDERLLPTASTKQGWAHDAKSYAQQISSLAGVHLSTDISLSEIGLALTLNQLPKQSQLFVGNSLFVRLVDMFSRLDEREVYANRGASGIDGLIATASGVIRATGKPTVVFIGDTSLLYDVNSLALLTHSATPVVVVVTNNDGGAIFDLLPVPEQQKQALYQMPHGYNFEYAAKQFQLEYVKPETLPDYLQVVGSHLEQGQGALVVEVQTPPEQASSQLKEFIQQVHAL from the coding sequence ATGAGTCATGCACTACCTTGTGTTAATCAAGCTGTGGTCAACCGAATTTGGTGTAGAACCTTGCTTGAAGAGTTAACCCGCTTTGGCGTTAGCGATATTTGTATTGCGCCTGGTTCTCGTTCGACACCACTGACTCTTGAAGCGGATCAACACTCCCAATTATCCCTCCATACGCATTTTGACGAGCGGGGATTGGGTTTTTTAGCTTTAGGTCTCGCCAAAGCAAGCCAAAAGCCGGTCGCGATTGTGGTGACGTCGGGTACAGCGGTGGCGAACTTACTCCCCGCCATTGCTGAAGCAAAATTAACGAGCGAGAAACTCGTTGTACTCACTGCCGATAGACCCATCGAGTTGGTTTCTTGCGGTGCGAACCAAGCGATTCAGCAATCGGGCATTTTTTCAAACCATGTGTCGGCATCGCTTGAGCTGCCAAGTCCTTCGCTGCAAGTGCCGCTAAAATGGCTGTTGACGAGTGTCGATCAAGTGATGGCAGAGCAGGCTAACCAAGGCAGCGCGATTCACATCAACTGCCCATTTCCAGAGCCACTTTATAGCGATGAGTCCGTGACGCTCTATCAAGACTACATGGATCAGCTTGGAGACTGGTGGCAAAGTGGCCGTGTGTTCAGTGCCAAGTATCTTACCTCACCAAAGCCCCATGTCGATGTCGGTCATTTTATTGAGAAAAAAGGCGTCGTTGTTCTTGGCAGTGTGACATTGCAACAAGCGCAAAAAGTCGCTCAGCTCGCGGACAAACTTGGCTGGCCACTTTTGTGCGATCCTCAATCGGGTGTGGGGTCAGACTGGTCTCACTATGACTTGTGGCTGCAAAACCGTTCTGCCTCGCACGCACTCAATGAATGTGAGTTGGTGTTGCAGTTCGGCTCGCGCATCATTTCTAAGCGACTCAATCATTGGTTGACTCAACAAGTGGAAAGTCGGGGAGCGGATTACCATTTCGTATCTCCTAGGCTTGATCGAAATAATCAAACCCATTTGATGCAGCAGCATCATGTATGCGAAGTGGCAGAGTGGCTAGAGTCTTTCGATGAAAGGTTATTGCCTACTGCCTCGACCAAACAAGGGTGGGCGCATGATGCTAAAAGTTATGCCCAACAAATCTCATCGTTAGCGGGTGTGCATTTAAGTACCGATATATCGCTGTCTGAAATCGGCTTGGCACTGACGTTAAATCAATTACCTAAGCAGTCGCAGTTGTTTGTGGGTAACAGTCTTTTTGTCCGTCTGGTGGACATGTTCAGTCGCTTAGATGAGCGTGAAGTGTATGCCAATCGTGGCGCTTCGGGCATTGATGGTTTAATTGCAACGGCCAGTGGTGTGATTCGTGCCACAGGCAAGCCAACCGTGGTGTTTATCGGTGATACATCGCTGCTTTACGATGTGAATTCGCTGGCGCTGCTTACCCATAGTGCGACACCTGTCGTTGTGGTCGTGACCAATAATGACGGTGGGGCGATTTTTGATTTACTGCCGGTGCCAGAGCAGCAAAAACAGGCGCTCTATCAAATGCCGCATGGCTATAATTTTGAGTATGCCGCGAAGCAGTTCCAGTTAGAGTATGTCAAACCAGAAACCTTGCCAGACTATCTGCAGGTAGTAGGTTCACATTTGGAACAAGGTCAAGGCGCCTTAGTGGTGGAAGTGCAAACGCCGCCGGAACAGGCCTCTTCTCAACTTAAGGAATTTATCCAGCAAGTCCATGCTTTATAG
- a CDS encoding isochorismate synthase, with the protein MSYFHQAVTELIERVKDAKDGVTRLVQVLEEKPDFAFIDWLEAQPLFPKFYWQSRDTREEVVALGQLHTFVEPAPAYAILADDQRIWGGRSFDGQTDKNRRCMSSFFFLPQIELIRFDETWSLAANLSADKHRTLASLYKLQHEVTPLLPVSAHIEHIQHTPEKAEWSQLVEKVLTGIENNDFKKVVLARKTAVTLSAPLCASQFLKSSYLHNHHSFHFMLSLDRKHSFIGSTPERLYLRQGQELYTEALAGTIGRGLNASQDMELANWLANDSKNLNENQYVVDDIIERLSPHSERVEVEQEARLVRLRKVQHLKRSIHAHLHKGVNGVQLLSALQPTAAVAGLPRKESMAFIRENEPFARGWYAGSMGFISHQRAEFCVAIRSALVLNDQVQLFAGAGIVPGSVAEYEWQELDKKMSTLLSLISDNPPLGVAS; encoded by the coding sequence TTGTCCTATTTTCATCAAGCCGTCACTGAACTGATTGAACGCGTAAAGGATGCAAAGGACGGTGTTACCCGTCTGGTTCAAGTTCTTGAGGAAAAACCTGACTTTGCATTTATTGATTGGCTAGAAGCGCAACCGCTTTTTCCCAAGTTTTACTGGCAATCTCGTGATACTCGCGAAGAAGTGGTCGCATTAGGGCAACTGCATACGTTTGTGGAGCCGGCGCCTGCTTACGCGATTTTGGCTGATGATCAGCGCATATGGGGAGGGCGATCGTTCGATGGCCAGACGGACAAAAACCGTCGCTGCATGTCTTCTTTTTTCTTCTTACCGCAAATTGAGTTAATTCGCTTTGACGAAACTTGGTCTTTGGCGGCCAATTTGAGTGCGGATAAGCATCGTACTTTGGCGAGTTTGTATAAGTTGCAGCATGAAGTTACGCCGCTGCTTCCAGTCTCTGCTCATATTGAGCATATCCAGCATACGCCAGAGAAAGCAGAGTGGTCTCAGTTGGTGGAAAAAGTGCTGACTGGTATAGAAAATAACGATTTCAAAAAAGTGGTATTGGCGCGAAAAACCGCCGTTACATTAAGTGCACCGCTGTGCGCCTCGCAATTTCTAAAATCAAGCTACTTGCACAATCATCACAGCTTCCACTTCATGCTCTCTTTAGACCGAAAGCACTCTTTTATTGGCTCAACACCTGAGCGTCTTTATTTGCGCCAAGGGCAAGAGCTTTACACCGAGGCACTCGCTGGCACGATAGGACGTGGCCTCAATGCCAGTCAGGATATGGAGCTAGCAAACTGGTTAGCTAATGACAGCAAGAATCTCAATGAGAATCAGTATGTGGTGGATGACATCATAGAGCGTCTATCGCCTCATTCAGAACGCGTCGAAGTTGAGCAAGAGGCTCGTTTGGTGCGTCTGCGTAAAGTGCAGCATTTAAAGCGTAGTATTCATGCTCACCTCCACAAAGGGGTCAATGGCGTTCAGTTGCTCAGTGCGCTGCAACCGACTGCTGCCGTGGCAGGCCTACCAAGAAAAGAGTCGATGGCGTTTATTCGTGAAAACGAACCGTTCGCTCGAGGTTGGTACGCCGGATCTATGGGATTTATTAGCCACCAACGCGCCGAGTTTTGCGTCGCAATCCGCAGCGCTTTAGTCCTTAATGATCAAGTTCAATTATTTGCTGGTGCAGGGATTGTTCCGGGCTCAGTTGCTGAGTATGAATGGCAAGAGCTCGATAAGAAGATGTCGACGTTACTCTCACTCATATCAGATAACCCGCCATTGGGAGTCGCGTCTTAA
- a CDS encoding pyridoxal phosphate-dependent aminotransferase — translation MQNIGMSSKLDNVCYDIRGPVLKHAKRMEEEGHKILKLNIGNPAPFGFDAPDEILVDVIRNLPTSQGYCDSKGIYSARKAVVQHYQRKGIRSLDVEDVYVGNGVSELIVMAMQALLNNGDEMLVPAPDYPLWTASVALSGGKAVHYMCDEEADWYPDLDDIKSKITPKTRGIVLINPNNPTGAVYSRDFLLEVIEIARQHKLIIFADEIYDKVLYDGATHTSVATLTEDVLVVTFNGLSKAYRVCGFRGGWMFLTGPKHQAQGYINGLDMLSSMRLCANVPMQHAIQTALGGYQSINELILPGGRLLEQRDKAWELVNQIPGVSCVKPKGAMYLFPKIDTKMYNIKDDQKMVLDFLVQEKVLLVQGTGFNWPKPDHFRIVTLPHVEDLEMAIGRFERFLSTYSQ, via the coding sequence ATGCAAAATATCGGGATGTCCTCAAAACTCGACAATGTCTGCTATGACATTAGGGGTCCTGTACTAAAACATGCTAAGCGCATGGAGGAAGAGGGGCATAAAATACTGAAGCTAAACATTGGCAACCCCGCCCCATTTGGCTTTGACGCCCCTGACGAAATCCTGGTTGATGTGATTCGTAACCTGCCGACGTCTCAAGGTTATTGTGATTCGAAAGGCATCTACTCGGCGCGAAAAGCCGTGGTGCAACATTATCAACGCAAAGGCATCCGTTCTCTTGATGTTGAAGATGTTTATGTGGGTAATGGTGTGTCAGAGCTTATCGTGATGGCCATGCAAGCTCTGCTCAATAACGGTGACGAAATGCTCGTCCCTGCGCCGGACTACCCTCTTTGGACAGCTTCTGTGGCACTGTCGGGTGGTAAAGCGGTTCACTACATGTGTGACGAAGAAGCAGACTGGTACCCAGACCTTGACGATATCAAAAGCAAGATAACGCCTAAGACGCGTGGTATCGTGCTTATTAACCCAAACAACCCAACGGGTGCGGTTTATAGCCGAGATTTCTTGCTAGAAGTGATCGAAATTGCTCGCCAGCACAAGCTGATCATTTTTGCCGACGAGATTTACGATAAAGTCCTATACGATGGCGCCACACACACCTCGGTAGCGACATTGACGGAAGATGTTCTTGTCGTCACCTTTAATGGCCTTTCGAAGGCGTACCGCGTTTGTGGTTTCCGTGGCGGTTGGATGTTCTTGACTGGACCAAAGCATCAAGCGCAAGGCTATATTAATGGTTTGGATATGCTCTCTTCTATGCGCTTGTGTGCCAACGTTCCTATGCAGCACGCAATCCAAACCGCGTTGGGTGGTTATCAAAGCATCAATGAACTGATCCTACCTGGCGGTCGATTGCTCGAGCAACGTGACAAAGCGTGGGAGTTGGTCAATCAAATTCCGGGTGTCTCTTGTGTTAAGCCCAAAGGCGCGATGTACCTATTCCCGAAAATCGACACTAAGATGTACAACATCAAAGACGACCAAAAAATGGTGCTCGACTTCCTGGTTCAAGAGAAAGTGCTCTTGGTTCAAGGTACTGGCTTCAACTGGCCTAAACCTGACCACTTCCGCATCGTCACCCTACCGCATGTAGAAGACTTAGAAATGGCTATTGGCCGATTCGAACGCTTCTTGTCGACCTACAGTCAGTAG
- the yfbR gene encoding 5'-deoxynucleotidase: MPNTNPKESHFFAHLARMKLIQRWPLMRSVSTENISEHSLQVAFVAHALALIKNKKFGGSLNPERIAILGMYHDTSEVLTGDLPTPVKYYNPDIAKEYKKIEAAAEKKLLSMLPEEFQEDFAPYLVSQQAHPEDAAIVKQADTICAYLKCLEELSAGNHEYALAKKRLDITLKERHTPEMDYFLNTFAPSFELSLDEIS; encoded by the coding sequence ATGCCCAATACCAACCCAAAGGAAAGCCACTTTTTCGCCCACCTTGCCCGCATGAAACTCATTCAACGTTGGCCACTCATGCGCTCAGTCTCAACAGAAAACATCTCGGAGCACAGCCTGCAAGTCGCGTTTGTCGCTCACGCTTTAGCGCTCATCAAAAACAAAAAGTTTGGCGGAAGTCTTAACCCTGAACGCATCGCCATTCTCGGTATGTATCACGACACCAGTGAAGTGTTAACGGGGGATTTACCCACACCGGTGAAGTACTACAACCCTGACATTGCCAAAGAGTACAAAAAAATCGAGGCTGCAGCAGAGAAGAAACTTCTATCCATGTTGCCAGAGGAGTTCCAAGAGGACTTTGCGCCTTATCTTGTCTCTCAGCAAGCACACCCTGAAGATGCCGCCATTGTTAAGCAGGCTGATACCATTTGCGCCTACCTCAAATGTTTAGAGGAGTTAAGCGCTGGCAACCATGAATACGCGTTAGCGAAAAAACGCTTGGATATTACGCTTAAAGAGCGCCATACCCCCGAAATGGATTATTTCCTCAATACGTTTGCGCCCAGTTTTGAACTGTCACTCGACGAAATTAGCTGA
- a CDS encoding anti-phage deoxyguanosine triphosphatase, translating to MTFKISDLWHERHDDEHKIRRDDHRSPFQRDRARILHSAAFRRLQAKTQVHGNSFDDFHRTRLTHSLEAAQLGTGIVAQLKKKQPEFRDLLPSDSLIDSLCLAHDIGHPPYGHGGEVALNYMMRDHGGFEGNAQTFRIVTKLEPYTEHFGMNLSRRTLLGLIKYPAMISQTRAAILPQSVSHQRQLRARDWTPAKGLYDCDQDLFDWLLSPLSGKDKALFSAMRDETLTETQHKKTRYKSLDCSIMELADDIAYGVHDLEDAIVLGMVNRHQWIEGAASQLADCGDPWFEKYIMSITDMLFAGTHFQRKDAIGGMVNALLTSISVKPVDAPFECELLSFNAFLEPTMATALDILKHFVSDYVIQVPHVQVVEYKGQQIIMDIFEALSADPERLLPTQVRHQWAQKSTETEGYRVIADYISSMTDGHAQRLHQQLFSSH from the coding sequence ATGACGTTTAAAATCAGCGATTTATGGCATGAACGTCATGACGACGAGCACAAAATTCGTCGTGATGATCACCGTAGCCCATTTCAACGAGATCGTGCCCGCATCTTGCACTCGGCAGCGTTTCGTCGCTTGCAGGCCAAAACGCAAGTCCACGGTAATAGCTTTGATGATTTCCATCGCACGCGCTTAACTCATTCGCTTGAGGCCGCTCAACTCGGCACTGGCATTGTCGCGCAACTGAAAAAGAAACAACCTGAGTTTCGTGATTTACTGCCCAGTGATAGCTTGATTGATTCGCTTTGCCTCGCACACGATATCGGCCACCCGCCTTATGGTCATGGTGGGGAAGTTGCACTCAATTATATGATGCGTGACCACGGCGGCTTCGAAGGCAATGCGCAAACATTTCGCATTGTCACCAAGCTCGAACCCTACACCGAACATTTTGGGATGAACCTCTCTCGCCGAACCTTACTTGGATTGATTAAATACCCTGCCATGATCAGTCAAACCCGAGCCGCGATTCTGCCGCAGAGTGTTTCTCATCAACGTCAGTTAAGAGCCAGAGACTGGACACCAGCAAAAGGCTTATACGACTGTGACCAAGATCTGTTCGATTGGCTTCTCTCCCCGTTGAGTGGCAAGGATAAAGCCCTGTTCAGCGCCATGCGCGACGAAACATTAACAGAAACGCAGCACAAGAAAACGCGCTATAAATCGCTCGATTGTTCCATTATGGAATTGGCCGATGATATTGCTTACGGAGTTCACGACCTCGAAGACGCAATCGTATTGGGCATGGTCAATCGCCATCAATGGATTGAAGGAGCAGCCAGTCAATTGGCAGACTGCGGTGATCCTTGGTTTGAAAAGTACATCATGTCCATCACAGATATGCTGTTTGCAGGTACTCACTTTCAGCGTAAAGACGCGATAGGCGGAATGGTAAACGCTTTACTAACCAGCATTTCGGTCAAGCCAGTGGATGCGCCGTTTGAGTGTGAATTGCTGTCATTCAACGCCTTTCTTGAACCGACCATGGCAACGGCGCTCGACATTTTAAAACACTTTGTCAGCGACTATGTGATTCAGGTGCCACACGTTCAAGTTGTCGAGTACAAAGGTCAGCAGATCATCATGGATATTTTTGAAGCGCTCAGCGCCGATCCAGAACGCCTGCTTCCAACTCAAGTTCGTCATCAGTGGGCGCAAAAGTCGACCGAAACCGAAGGCTACCGTGTCATCGCAGATTACATCTCTTCGATGACAGACGGACACGCTCAGCGTTTACATCAGCAGCTCTTTTCTTCTCATTAA